From Lewinellaceae bacterium:
CTACATATACCAGCTTGTACCCCTGAATGGTGCAGTTCGCGTCGAAATCGAAGTTGTCGAGGAAGGCGCCTACGCCGCCCTGAGCTTTGAATTCGCCGTTGCCCATAGCGCCGCCCTGAGATTTGCTCAGTCGTGCGACCGGGTCGGGAATGCGCTTCACGCGGAACACCTTGCTGTCGCGCATGCCGCCGCCGCTCACGTTCACCCGGCATTCTCCCGGCGTGCTCACTGTGACGATGTAGTTGGAGCCGGAGCCGCGAATCGATCCGCCACCGCCGCTGATGCTCACATTCAGGTCATTGGAAGAGATGCCGGCGGCAGAGACGGCTACCGGGTTGTCTACGCCAATGTAAAATACGTTCATCTTTTCGGCGGAAACCGTAACCGAGCGTTCTCCTACTTCGTATTCAAATTCTTTCTCATACGGCTTTACCTCTCCGGTCAGCGGGTTTTCCACCTCGATCCGAACCTTGTACTTTTTCGTGCCGATGCCAGCAGCAGTGGATTCATAAGTCGCTTTGCCGTTTTCCACCGGGAGGTTCTGTCCGTTGACATAAATCTTGGTATTGTCTCCGGCAGAGGTGCTAAAGGCGCTCAGAAACACATCGGCGCTGTACTTCTCGCCCCGGATTACGTAACCTTTGCTGGCGGACACAACCGGCTCGAAGGCGTCGAACTTGATATCTTCACCTGCCACCTTGCCCAGCAGGTAATTGAGGGCGCTGGTGGAAGAAGCCTTGGCATCGTTCTGAAACTTGGTCAGCAGGGGAAATACCGCCGCGACCGGCATCTGCTTGAAGTTGTATTCGGTCCAGTTGTTTTTATCCGAACGCTTAACCGCTTCCTCGTCGATGTTCAGCGGCATAGCCGCAGCGACAGAGGGGTCGTTGCCAACCAGCTTGATGAGCTGTTCCCGGGTATCTCTGATCTTCTGCTCGAGTTCAAAGCCTTTGCCAGGCTGATTCTCCAGGCCCACCAGCAGGCGGGTGGTCACGTCCTTATCTTTAATGCGCTTGGGCTTCTCCGGATCTTTCTCGGAGGGGCCGCCAGCGGCGTCGAAGAGTTCTTTTTTCAGATCCTCGACATATTTTACGAATTCGTCGGCAGTCTTCTTGACCCCTTTCGCGTCAGCCAGGTATTGATCATTCTCTGCATTTTTATACGCATCCGCCTGCTTCTGAATGTTGGTCAGGAGGGTTTGGTTCGTATTTTCGACAATGTCGTTACTTTGAGAGATACCTTTGTTTAGAGTAAAAAACGCGTTCATGACCTCGGCGGAGATGTTCAGCGCCAGCAGCGCCGTCAGCACCAGGTACATGAGGTTGATCATAAGCTGCCGCGGTTCCTTAGGTATTGACATAGCTTATAGCTTTTTAAAATTCAATAATAAGTTGACTCACGGCGGAAATTATTGCTTCACGCTTGCCATTGCAGAAATAACGTTCCCATATACGGAATTCAGCTGGCTGTAGGTATTGTTCAGCGTGCCGATATTCTGGTTCAGGCTGGCCAGTTGGTCTTTGTATACTTTGGTGTCTTCCAGAGAATCGCTCAGGTCGGCCATGGCTTCATTCAACTTGGCGTAGAAATTGTTCATTGCCTTGATCTGGTCGCTGGTGCCGGAGAAATCCACTTCCTGAAGCGCTTTCAGGGAAGACAGGCTCTTCGACATCACCTGAAGTTCCGTAAGCATGCCGCCAAGTTGCTGCTCTACGACTTCGCCGTTGAGGGGCGTTGCAGCGGAAGGCAGGTTGGGCGCACCCATATCGCCGGCGGTCAACGGGGCAATATTGGAGCCGTAATCGCTCAGGCCAGGATAGAGCTTATCCCAGTAATAATCGGGCTCCGGGCCGATCAGGCCGAGGA
This genomic window contains:
- the gldM gene encoding gliding motility protein GldM, which gives rise to MSIPKEPRQLMINLMYLVLTALLALNISAEVMNAFFTLNKGISQSNDIVENTNQTLLTNIQKQADAYKNAENDQYLADAKGVKKTADEFVKYVEDLKKELFDAAGGPSEKDPEKPKRIKDKDVTTRLLVGLENQPGKGFELEQKIRDTREQLIKLVGNDPSVAAAMPLNIDEEAVKRSDKNNWTEYNFKQMPVAAVFPLLTKFQNDAKASSTSALNYLLGKVAGEDIKFDAFEPVVSASKGYVIRGEKYSADVFLSAFSTSAGDNTKIYVNGQNLPVENGKATYESTAAGIGTKKYKVRIEVENPLTGEVKPYEKEFEYEVGERSVTVSAEKMNVFYIGVDNPVAVSAAGISSNDLNVSISGGGGSIRGSGSNYIVTVSTPGECRVNVSGGGMRDSKVFRVKRIPDPVARLSKSQGGAMGNGEFKAQGGVGAFLDNFDFDANCTIQGYKLVYVAARQDPVEVVNAGARYNDAARRMVNKAKPGDIYYFDDVKARCPGDNVGRPINSMVFKIQ
- a CDS encoding gliding motility protein GldL, whose protein sequence is MSFLKSKGFKYIKNLIIGVGASVVLLGALFKLESWEGASTMLIIGLSVEAFIFLFLGLIGPEPDYYWDKLYPGLSDYGSNIAPLTAGDMGAPNLPSAATPLNGEVVEQQLGGMLTELQVMSKSLSSLKALQEVDFSGTSDQIKAMNNFYAKLNEAMADLSDSLEDTKVYKDQLASLNQNIGTLNNTYSQLNSVYGNVISAMASVKQ